From Pseudorca crassidens isolate mPseCra1 chromosome 15, mPseCra1.hap1, whole genome shotgun sequence, one genomic window encodes:
- the POLR2J gene encoding DNA-directed RNA polymerase II subunit RPB11-a: MNAPPAFESFLLFEGEKKITINKDTKVPNACLFTINKEDHTLGNIIKSQLLKDPQVLFAGYKVPHPLEHKIIIRVQTTPDYSPQEAFTNAITDLISELSLLEERFRVAIKDKQEGIE; the protein is encoded by the exons ATGAACGCGCCTCCCGCCTTCGAGTCGTTCTTGCTCTTCGAGGGCGAGAAGAA GATCACCATTAACAAGGACACCAAGGTACCCAATGCCTGTTTGTTCACCATCAACAAGGAAGACCATACGCTAGGAAACATCATTAAATC GCAGCTGCTGAAGGACCCACAGGTGCTGTTTGCTGGCTACAAAGTCCCCCACCCCTTGGAACACAAGATCATCATCCGCGTGCAGACCACACCGGACTACAGCCCCCAGGAGGCCTTCACCAACGCCATCACAGACCTCATCAGCGAGCTCTCCCTGCTGGAAGAGCGATTCCGG GTGGCCATCAAAGACAAGCAAGAAGGAATCGAGTAG
- the RASA4B gene encoding ras GTPase-activating protein 4B isoform X2 yields MAKRSSLFIRIVEGKNLPAKDITGSSDPYCIVKVDHEPIIRTATVWKTLCPFWGEEYQVHLLPTFHSVAFYVMDEDALSRDDVIGKVCLTRDTLATHPKGFSGWAHLTEVDPDEEVQGEIHLRLEVVLGTRACRLRCSVLEARDLAPKDRNGASDPFVRVRYNGRTQETSIVKKSRYPRWNETFEFELEEGAAEALCVEAWDWDLVSRNDFLGKVVFNVQRLRAAQQEEGWFRLQPDQSKSRREEGNLGSLQLEVRLRDEMVLPSGCYQPLVQLLCHEVKLGTQSPGQLILLIEETTSTECRQDVATTLLKLFLGQGLAKDFLDLLFQLELGRTSEANTLFRSNSLASKSMESFLKVAGMRYLHGVLGPIIDRVFEEKKYVELDPSKVEVKDVGCSGLHRPQTEAEVLEQSAQTLRAHLGALLSSLSRSVRACPAVVRATFRQLFRRVRERFPSAQDEAVQNVGNMDTPASRAKEAWMEPLQPTVRQGVAQLKDFITKLVDIQEKEELDLQRALSLQAPLVKEGPLFIHKTKGKGPLMSSSFKKLHFSLTTEALSFAKTPSSKKSTLIKLAHLRAAEKVEEKSFGSSHVMQVIYTDDAGRSQTAYLQCKCVNELNQWLSALRKVSINNTGLLGSYHPGVFRGDKWSCCHQRDKTDLGCDKTRSRVTLQEWNDPLDHDLEAQLIYRHLLGVEATLREKHRQLSAGPEAAPVLTGPGGAPEDPVAQLLQVLQDLREAHRSSPAGSPPLEPSRVLELQT; encoded by the exons CACGGGCAGCAGCGATCCCTACTGCATCGTGAAGGTGGACCACGAGCCCATCATAAG GACAGCCACTGTGTGGAAGACCCTGTGCCCCTTCTGGGGCGAGGAGTATCAGGTGCACCTGCTGCCCACCTTCCACTCGGTGGCTTTCTACGTCATGGACGAGGATGCCCTCAG CCGGGACGACGTCATCGGGAAGGTCTGCCTTACCAGGGACACCCTGGCTACTCACCCTAAGG GTTTCAGTGGATGGGCCCATCTGACGGAGGTCGACCCTGATGAGGAGGTGCAGGGCGAGATCCACCTGCGGCTGGAAGTGGTGCTGGGGACCCGGGCCTGCCGGCTGCGCTGCTCTGTGCTGGAGGCCAG GGACCTAGCCCCCAAGGACCGGAATGGTGCATCTGACCCCTTTGTCCGAGTGCGCTACAACGGCCGGACGCAGGAGACCTCG ATCGTGAAGAAGTCACGCTACCCACGCTGGAATGAGACGTTTGAATTCGAGCTGGAAGAGGGGGCGGCGGAGGCGCTGTGTGTGGAGGCCTGGGACTGGGACCTTGTCAGCCGCAATGACTTCCTGGGCAAG gtggTGTTCAATGTCCAGAGACTCCGGGCGGCCCAGCAGGAGGAGGGCTGGTTCCGGCTGCAGCCCGACCAGTCCAAGAGTCGGCGAGAAGA GGGCAACCTGGGCTCCTTGCAGCTGGAGGTGCGGCTGCGGGACGAGATGGTGCTGCCCTCCGGCTGCTACCAGCCCCTGGTGCAGCTGCTCTGCCATGAGGTGAAGCTGGGCACCCAG AGCCCAGGGCAGCTGATCCTACTCATCGAGGAGACGACAAGCACGGAATGCCGCCAGGACGTGGCCACCACCCTGCTCAAGCTTTTCCTGGGGCAGGGACTGGCCAAAGACTTCCTGGACCTGCTCTTTCAGCTAGAGCTGGGTCGCACCA GTGAGGCCAACACCCTGTTTCGAAGCAATTCTCTGGCCTCCAAGTCCATGGAGTCTTTTCTGAAG GTGGCTGGAATGCGGTATCTGCACGGCGTCCTGGGCCCCATCATTGACAGGGTGTTTGAGGAGAAGAAGTACGTGGAGCTGGACCCCAGCAAGGTGGAGGTCAAGGATGTAGG GTGCTCCGGGTTGCACCGCCCGCAGACCGAAGCTGAAGTGCTGGAGCAGAGCGCGCAGACGCTGCGCGCCCACTTGGGGGCGCTGTTGAGCTCGCTCAGTCGCTCGGTTCGCGCATGCCCTGCCGTGGTCCGCGCCACCTTCCGCCAGCTCTTCCGGCGCGTGCGCGAGCGCTTCCCCAGCGCCCAGGACGAG GCGGTCCAGAATGTGGGCAACATGGACACACCAGCTTCCAGGGCTAAGGAGGCTTGGATGGAACCGCTGCAGCCCACGGTGCGCCAGGGCGTGGCCCAGCTGAAGGACTTCATCACCAAGTTGGTAGACATCCAGGAGAAAGAGG AGCTGGACCTGCAGCGGGCCCTGAGCTTGCAGGCGCCGCTGGTGAAGGAGGGGCCGCTCTTCATACACAAGACCAAGGGCAAGGGCCCCCTCATGTCTTCCTCCTTTAAGAAGCTCCACTTCTCCCTCACCACGGAGGCCCTCAGCTTTGCCAAGACACCCAGCTCCAAG AAAAGCACCCTCATCAAGCTTGCCCACCTCCGGGCAGCAGAAAAGGTGGAGGAGAAGAGCTTCGGCAGCTCCCACGTCATGCAGGTCATCTACACGGACGACGCGGGCAGGTCCCAGACCGCCTACCTGCAGTGCAAG TGTGTGAACGAGCTGAACCAGTGGCTGTCTGCACTGCGGAAGGTCAGCATCAACAACACCGGCCTGCTAGGCTCCTACCACCCTGGAGTCTTCCGCGGGGACAAGTGGAGCTgctgccaccagagggacaagacag ATCTGGGTTGCGACAAGACGCGGTCCCGGGTGACCCTGCAGGAGTGGAATGACCCTCTCGACCATGACCTGGAGGCTCAGCTCATCTACCGGCACCTGCTGGGCGTAGAGGCCACGCTGCG GGAGAAGCACCGACAGCTGAGTGCGGGCCCAGAGGCAGCCCCTGTGCTCACGGGCCCCGGAGGAG CCCCCGAGGACCCagtggcccagctgctccaggtACTGCAGGACCTCCGGGAGGCCCATAGGTCCAGCCCAGCTGGCTCCCCCCCCTTGGAGCCCAGCCGCGTCCTGGAGCTGCAGACATGA
- the RASA4B gene encoding ras GTPase-activating protein 4B isoform X1 has product MAKRSSLFIRIVEGKNLPAKDITGSSDPYCIVKVDHEPIIRTATVWKTLCPFWGEEYQVHLLPTFHSVAFYVMDEDALSRDDVIGKVCLTRDTLATHPKGFSGWAHLTEVDPDEEVQGEIHLRLEVVLGTRACRLRCSVLEARDLAPKDRNGASDPFVRVRYNGRTQETSIVKKSRYPRWNETFEFELEEGAAEALCVEAWDWDLVSRNDFLGKVVFNVQRLRAAQQEEGWFRLQPDQSKSRREEGNLGSLQLEVRLRDEMVLPSGCYQPLVQLLCHEVKLGTQSPGQLILLIEETTSTECRQDVATTLLKLFLGQGLAKDFLDLLFQLELGRTSEANTLFRSNSLASKSMESFLKVAGMRYLHGVLGPIIDRVFEEKKYVELDPSKVEVKDVGCSGLHRPQTEAEVLEQSAQTLRAHLGALLSSLSRSVRACPAVVRATFRQLFRRVRERFPSAQDENVPFIAVTSFLCLRFISPAIMAPKLFHLRERHADARTSRTLLLLAKAVQNVGNMDTPASRAKEAWMEPLQPTVRQGVAQLKDFITKLVDIQEKEELDLQRALSLQAPLVKEGPLFIHKTKGKGPLMSSSFKKLHFSLTTEALSFAKTPSSKKSTLIKLAHLRAAEKVEEKSFGSSHVMQVIYTDDAGRSQTAYLQCKCVNELNQWLSALRKVSINNTGLLGSYHPGVFRGDKWSCCHQRDKTDLGCDKTRSRVTLQEWNDPLDHDLEAQLIYRHLLGVEATLREKHRQLSAGPEAAPVLTGPGGAPEDPVAQLLQVLQDLREAHRSSPAGSPPLEPSRVLELQT; this is encoded by the exons CACGGGCAGCAGCGATCCCTACTGCATCGTGAAGGTGGACCACGAGCCCATCATAAG GACAGCCACTGTGTGGAAGACCCTGTGCCCCTTCTGGGGCGAGGAGTATCAGGTGCACCTGCTGCCCACCTTCCACTCGGTGGCTTTCTACGTCATGGACGAGGATGCCCTCAG CCGGGACGACGTCATCGGGAAGGTCTGCCTTACCAGGGACACCCTGGCTACTCACCCTAAGG GTTTCAGTGGATGGGCCCATCTGACGGAGGTCGACCCTGATGAGGAGGTGCAGGGCGAGATCCACCTGCGGCTGGAAGTGGTGCTGGGGACCCGGGCCTGCCGGCTGCGCTGCTCTGTGCTGGAGGCCAG GGACCTAGCCCCCAAGGACCGGAATGGTGCATCTGACCCCTTTGTCCGAGTGCGCTACAACGGCCGGACGCAGGAGACCTCG ATCGTGAAGAAGTCACGCTACCCACGCTGGAATGAGACGTTTGAATTCGAGCTGGAAGAGGGGGCGGCGGAGGCGCTGTGTGTGGAGGCCTGGGACTGGGACCTTGTCAGCCGCAATGACTTCCTGGGCAAG gtggTGTTCAATGTCCAGAGACTCCGGGCGGCCCAGCAGGAGGAGGGCTGGTTCCGGCTGCAGCCCGACCAGTCCAAGAGTCGGCGAGAAGA GGGCAACCTGGGCTCCTTGCAGCTGGAGGTGCGGCTGCGGGACGAGATGGTGCTGCCCTCCGGCTGCTACCAGCCCCTGGTGCAGCTGCTCTGCCATGAGGTGAAGCTGGGCACCCAG AGCCCAGGGCAGCTGATCCTACTCATCGAGGAGACGACAAGCACGGAATGCCGCCAGGACGTGGCCACCACCCTGCTCAAGCTTTTCCTGGGGCAGGGACTGGCCAAAGACTTCCTGGACCTGCTCTTTCAGCTAGAGCTGGGTCGCACCA GTGAGGCCAACACCCTGTTTCGAAGCAATTCTCTGGCCTCCAAGTCCATGGAGTCTTTTCTGAAG GTGGCTGGAATGCGGTATCTGCACGGCGTCCTGGGCCCCATCATTGACAGGGTGTTTGAGGAGAAGAAGTACGTGGAGCTGGACCCCAGCAAGGTGGAGGTCAAGGATGTAGG GTGCTCCGGGTTGCACCGCCCGCAGACCGAAGCTGAAGTGCTGGAGCAGAGCGCGCAGACGCTGCGCGCCCACTTGGGGGCGCTGTTGAGCTCGCTCAGTCGCTCGGTTCGCGCATGCCCTGCCGTGGTCCGCGCCACCTTCCGCCAGCTCTTCCGGCGCGTGCGCGAGCGCTTCCCCAGCGCCCAGGACGAG AACGTGCCCTTCATCGCCGTCACCAGCTTCCTGTGCCTGCGCTTCATCTCTCCTGCCATCATGGCGCCCAAGCTCTTCCACCTGCGGGAGCGGCACGCGGACGCCCGCACCAGCCGCACCCTGCTCCTGCTGGCCAAG GCGGTCCAGAATGTGGGCAACATGGACACACCAGCTTCCAGGGCTAAGGAGGCTTGGATGGAACCGCTGCAGCCCACGGTGCGCCAGGGCGTGGCCCAGCTGAAGGACTTCATCACCAAGTTGGTAGACATCCAGGAGAAAGAGG AGCTGGACCTGCAGCGGGCCCTGAGCTTGCAGGCGCCGCTGGTGAAGGAGGGGCCGCTCTTCATACACAAGACCAAGGGCAAGGGCCCCCTCATGTCTTCCTCCTTTAAGAAGCTCCACTTCTCCCTCACCACGGAGGCCCTCAGCTTTGCCAAGACACCCAGCTCCAAG AAAAGCACCCTCATCAAGCTTGCCCACCTCCGGGCAGCAGAAAAGGTGGAGGAGAAGAGCTTCGGCAGCTCCCACGTCATGCAGGTCATCTACACGGACGACGCGGGCAGGTCCCAGACCGCCTACCTGCAGTGCAAG TGTGTGAACGAGCTGAACCAGTGGCTGTCTGCACTGCGGAAGGTCAGCATCAACAACACCGGCCTGCTAGGCTCCTACCACCCTGGAGTCTTCCGCGGGGACAAGTGGAGCTgctgccaccagagggacaagacag ATCTGGGTTGCGACAAGACGCGGTCCCGGGTGACCCTGCAGGAGTGGAATGACCCTCTCGACCATGACCTGGAGGCTCAGCTCATCTACCGGCACCTGCTGGGCGTAGAGGCCACGCTGCG GGAGAAGCACCGACAGCTGAGTGCGGGCCCAGAGGCAGCCCCTGTGCTCACGGGCCCCGGAGGAG CCCCCGAGGACCCagtggcccagctgctccaggtACTGCAGGACCTCCGGGAGGCCCATAGGTCCAGCCCAGCTGGCTCCCCCCCCTTGGAGCCCAGCCGCGTCCTGGAGCTGCAGACATGA
- the RASA4B gene encoding ras GTPase-activating protein 4B isoform X3 has translation MDEDALSRDDVIGKVCLTRDTLATHPKGFSGWAHLTEVDPDEEVQGEIHLRLEVVLGTRACRLRCSVLEARDLAPKDRNGASDPFVRVRYNGRTQETSIVKKSRYPRWNETFEFELEEGAAEALCVEAWDWDLVSRNDFLGKVVFNVQRLRAAQQEEGWFRLQPDQSKSRREEGNLGSLQLEVRLRDEMVLPSGCYQPLVQLLCHEVKLGTQSPGQLILLIEETTSTECRQDVATTLLKLFLGQGLAKDFLDLLFQLELGRTSEANTLFRSNSLASKSMESFLKVAGMRYLHGVLGPIIDRVFEEKKYVELDPSKVEVKDVGCSGLHRPQTEAEVLEQSAQTLRAHLGALLSSLSRSVRACPAVVRATFRQLFRRVRERFPSAQDENVPFIAVTSFLCLRFISPAIMAPKLFHLRERHADARTSRTLLLLAKAVQNVGNMDTPASRAKEAWMEPLQPTVRQGVAQLKDFITKLVDIQEKEELDLQRALSLQAPLVKEGPLFIHKTKGKGPLMSSSFKKLHFSLTTEALSFAKTPSSKKSTLIKLAHLRAAEKVEEKSFGSSHVMQVIYTDDAGRSQTAYLQCKCVNELNQWLSALRKVSINNTGLLGSYHPGVFRGDKWSCCHQRDKTDLGCDKTRSRVTLQEWNDPLDHDLEAQLIYRHLLGVEATLREKHRQLSAGPEAAPVLTGPGGAPEDPVAQLLQVLQDLREAHRSSPAGSPPLEPSRVLELQT, from the exons ATGGACGAGGATGCCCTCAG CCGGGACGACGTCATCGGGAAGGTCTGCCTTACCAGGGACACCCTGGCTACTCACCCTAAGG GTTTCAGTGGATGGGCCCATCTGACGGAGGTCGACCCTGATGAGGAGGTGCAGGGCGAGATCCACCTGCGGCTGGAAGTGGTGCTGGGGACCCGGGCCTGCCGGCTGCGCTGCTCTGTGCTGGAGGCCAG GGACCTAGCCCCCAAGGACCGGAATGGTGCATCTGACCCCTTTGTCCGAGTGCGCTACAACGGCCGGACGCAGGAGACCTCG ATCGTGAAGAAGTCACGCTACCCACGCTGGAATGAGACGTTTGAATTCGAGCTGGAAGAGGGGGCGGCGGAGGCGCTGTGTGTGGAGGCCTGGGACTGGGACCTTGTCAGCCGCAATGACTTCCTGGGCAAG gtggTGTTCAATGTCCAGAGACTCCGGGCGGCCCAGCAGGAGGAGGGCTGGTTCCGGCTGCAGCCCGACCAGTCCAAGAGTCGGCGAGAAGA GGGCAACCTGGGCTCCTTGCAGCTGGAGGTGCGGCTGCGGGACGAGATGGTGCTGCCCTCCGGCTGCTACCAGCCCCTGGTGCAGCTGCTCTGCCATGAGGTGAAGCTGGGCACCCAG AGCCCAGGGCAGCTGATCCTACTCATCGAGGAGACGACAAGCACGGAATGCCGCCAGGACGTGGCCACCACCCTGCTCAAGCTTTTCCTGGGGCAGGGACTGGCCAAAGACTTCCTGGACCTGCTCTTTCAGCTAGAGCTGGGTCGCACCA GTGAGGCCAACACCCTGTTTCGAAGCAATTCTCTGGCCTCCAAGTCCATGGAGTCTTTTCTGAAG GTGGCTGGAATGCGGTATCTGCACGGCGTCCTGGGCCCCATCATTGACAGGGTGTTTGAGGAGAAGAAGTACGTGGAGCTGGACCCCAGCAAGGTGGAGGTCAAGGATGTAGG GTGCTCCGGGTTGCACCGCCCGCAGACCGAAGCTGAAGTGCTGGAGCAGAGCGCGCAGACGCTGCGCGCCCACTTGGGGGCGCTGTTGAGCTCGCTCAGTCGCTCGGTTCGCGCATGCCCTGCCGTGGTCCGCGCCACCTTCCGCCAGCTCTTCCGGCGCGTGCGCGAGCGCTTCCCCAGCGCCCAGGACGAG AACGTGCCCTTCATCGCCGTCACCAGCTTCCTGTGCCTGCGCTTCATCTCTCCTGCCATCATGGCGCCCAAGCTCTTCCACCTGCGGGAGCGGCACGCGGACGCCCGCACCAGCCGCACCCTGCTCCTGCTGGCCAAG GCGGTCCAGAATGTGGGCAACATGGACACACCAGCTTCCAGGGCTAAGGAGGCTTGGATGGAACCGCTGCAGCCCACGGTGCGCCAGGGCGTGGCCCAGCTGAAGGACTTCATCACCAAGTTGGTAGACATCCAGGAGAAAGAGG AGCTGGACCTGCAGCGGGCCCTGAGCTTGCAGGCGCCGCTGGTGAAGGAGGGGCCGCTCTTCATACACAAGACCAAGGGCAAGGGCCCCCTCATGTCTTCCTCCTTTAAGAAGCTCCACTTCTCCCTCACCACGGAGGCCCTCAGCTTTGCCAAGACACCCAGCTCCAAG AAAAGCACCCTCATCAAGCTTGCCCACCTCCGGGCAGCAGAAAAGGTGGAGGAGAAGAGCTTCGGCAGCTCCCACGTCATGCAGGTCATCTACACGGACGACGCGGGCAGGTCCCAGACCGCCTACCTGCAGTGCAAG TGTGTGAACGAGCTGAACCAGTGGCTGTCTGCACTGCGGAAGGTCAGCATCAACAACACCGGCCTGCTAGGCTCCTACCACCCTGGAGTCTTCCGCGGGGACAAGTGGAGCTgctgccaccagagggacaagacag ATCTGGGTTGCGACAAGACGCGGTCCCGGGTGACCCTGCAGGAGTGGAATGACCCTCTCGACCATGACCTGGAGGCTCAGCTCATCTACCGGCACCTGCTGGGCGTAGAGGCCACGCTGCG GGAGAAGCACCGACAGCTGAGTGCGGGCCCAGAGGCAGCCCCTGTGCTCACGGGCCCCGGAGGAG CCCCCGAGGACCCagtggcccagctgctccaggtACTGCAGGACCTCCGGGAGGCCCATAGGTCCAGCCCAGCTGGCTCCCCCCCCTTGGAGCCCAGCCGCGTCCTGGAGCTGCAGACATGA